In Corylus avellana chromosome ca8, CavTom2PMs-1.0, the genomic stretch ATCCCATTAGCTTGTACAACCACTTCTGTTGGGCtgttgttgaaattttttgtgaCCACAAATACTTCAGACTATGTTGGTTGGATCTTACCACAAAACGTCCTCCAAGGAGGTAGAGAAGCCATTTTTGCACAGCCATGACTAGGGCCAGAATCTCCTTTTCGTAGGTGGATAAGAGTAATTGCTTTCCTTGTAGTGCTTGGCTAAAAAATGCTATTGGTCTCTCTTGGTGTAGTACAGCCCCTATGCCTACTCCTGAAGCTATCGGGCAAGGCAAGGGCGGGTGCTCGAACCATAGCTTGTTTAAGGTGCTCAAAAGCTATCTCAGTTGTAGGAGTTCATGAGAAATTATTCCTTTTCAACATGCGATTTAATGGTGCGACAATTTTTCCATAATCTTGGATGAAACGTCTGTAATACCCGGTGAGACCCAAAAATCCCCTTATGGCCTTGAGGTTCTCTAGTTTAGGCCATTGTTTCATAGCTTCCACCTATGAGTTCGAAACCCTGTTTTCACCACATCTTCGTATGCTACACGTACCTGGTGATATCCGGAATGCAAATCCAATTTTGTGAAACATTTAGCTCCATTGAGTTCATCTAGGAGCTCATCGATCGAAAATTTATCCTTAACCGTAATTTTGTTAAGTTCCCGGTAgtccacgcacatcctccacGTTCCATCTCCCTTCTTGACTAATAGCACCGGCGAGGAATATGGGCTGTTGGAGGGGCGAATTACTCCCCTCTCAAGCATGTCTTCCACTTGTTTTTCAATCTCAGTCTTTTGATGGAAAGGATGCTTGTATGGTTTGACACATACTAGGCCTGTTCCATGTAATATAATTGGGTGGTCGTGGCTTTGGTGGGGGGGGGGTGGTGGGCAAAGATAGACTTGTACCTATCCAATAGAGATTCCATGTTTCCACCTTCTTCGACCTCCATGTCTTCCCCTTGTCTATTCTGGACGCTATTTGCTGCTGGCAATGTGAGAAGACTTtctatgttttttctttcattccctTTTATGCCATGCAAGGTGACATCCTTTCCTCCCCAATCAAATCTCATCCTTAATTTATCAAAATCCCACCATATGGGACCCAAAATATGGAGCCATTGCATGCCGAGGACCACCACATAACCTTCTAGGGGAAGTATATAAAAATCAATCGTAAAACTTACCTCTTGTAATCTTAATGGAACTTGGAGACATTTCCCTGGACTTCGAATTTTCTCATTGGAGGCTACTATCACCTCCATTCCTCCTCCCTCTTGTGGTTGTAATTTCAGTAGTCAGGCTAGCGCAAGACTCACAAAATTGTGAGTGCTTCCAGAGTCGATAAGTGCCAACGATATGGTTCTATCAATCAAACCATAGATCTTCATGGTTTCAGGTACCTCCTTACCTTGGATGGCATGTAATGAGATCTCCAGGGGATTCTAGTCTTCGTCCTCTTCCTCTTTCATTACCATGTCTCCATCCTCGTCCAAACAAGCTTCAATCATAAACAACTTTTTACACCGATGTCCCGGTTCGTATTTGTCATTACACTTGAAGCATAAACCCTTCTCTTGCCTTTCCTTTAATTCAGCTAGTGTCAATCTTTTGATGAGAAAGGGTGGTTAATGGGTCGGTGGTCGGTTGCTGGCCAGCTCTTTTTTACTTCCGGTTGGGAAATTTTCTTTATAGCTAGATTTCGAGCTTCATATAGGCGTGCCAACCCAATGACAGACGTGAGGGTGAGCGGTCTTGTTGCCATGACATCCGCTTTAATCACCTCCTTTAATCCGCTTATGAAACAACTAACCTGTTGATCTTGGGATAAGGTCCTTATTTGTGAAAGCAATGATTCAAAAGGGATCGTAAAATTATGTAGGCCCGAAGCGGGCAAACTGCCCTTACGTAAATTTCCTCTCGCCCTTCTCTTAACAAGATTTGAAACCATAATTGGGCTTCTCCTTCTAGGTGGAATGAGGCCAATGTTGTCCTTTCTTCCTCTGGGGTACCTTGTTACCTCAAGAATTGTTCTGCTTGACAAACCCAACTAGTGGGGTCTTCTTCTCCATTGAACCTTGGGAAATCAAGCTGGACATGTTTGTTGGAGAATGCTAGTTGTTGCTCCCCCTTGTATGAATGTTCCCCTTAAGTTTCCCGATCCTACCTTCGTGAACTCTCCCCCTCTTCCAGTTTTGTCTTTGACAGGGTGGATACCGGATCAAAAAACTCAGCAATGTGCGCCCTGATCTCCAACTGCCCATCATCCAAGGACTTTACTAATTGTTCAATGTGGTCCATACGTCCCTCCATAGCTCCTTGCTGTTTCCCTTGGGTAACAGAACGTGTGATTGGCCGAGAATTCAACCAGAAATCTCAGTAGCTCTAATTCTTGTTCTTAGACTTGCCTATGTTGTCCTCCGTTAACAATTTCTTGTTAATAAGAGGAAATCCCGGTTCTGATACCACTTGGTGTGATCCAATTTgtataaaacacaaacaaaagatAGTCGACTACTTCGAGTGAGTCGGAACTCCTAATACAGAAATCTGTATAGCATATAAATTCAAGCCTGCTTTTATTCACTAATAGTTCCTCCTTTTATAGAAGAACCTTATGTCAAttacaaggaaagaaaagaatacaatTAGTACTCGGACTCCTCCTTATCACTGACTAGAACTCGACTAGGACTAACTAATACGAATAGGAAAAGGATTCTATTTCCTACGGGAAACTAGAATAAACTGGAACTTGGGAAGCAAGTTCCTTATTGGACTTGGGCTAGGCTTGGAACTTTGTTCCTTGTTGGACTCTAGTAAATCTATAGGACTGACCCACCCACTAGTGCATTCTCACGAACACATCAGAATATGGTATGATTGGTGTTTTGCTCTTCTAGGTTTGCTTATTCTGTTTGTTTACAACCTTTTgacttcttttatatatatatgttaatgcctttttagaatgatatttttggtctttttgtttgaaaaaaggtCTTTTATGTGAATGTAGTTTatgtatataattatttatgGGATTTCATTTTGCTGCACAATAAACAGTACCTCCcattttcaaaaccctaaaccctaaaatggAGAGGGGAATAGAGAACTTCATAGAGCTTGTTTTTTTGTATAATTTAGCCAAATTTTggctaaaaattaattttaaaaagctcATTGAGGATGCTCTAATAGGGATATTTAAAGAGCGCTTGCACCAAACTTGATgacatttcaaattttcaaaaaccaaaccaaacccatgatgcaaaacacaaaaattagcATCAATTACAGTAATTTGAGATTGAAAGAGAAAGATTTGAACCCATGAGTACCAAGTTTTGGAATAAACTAGTGTAATAGCCCGCTTCAAGTGGTATATATGATATCGTTTTGGGCTTTAGCTTGCACGGTTtagttattgggtttactataccatttagagagaacATGCTTTATATAAGAGCATTCACTTTCTCACACCCAGACGATGTGGAACGTCACAATCATTCCCTCTTGAGACCTAGCATCTTTGCTGGCGATTCTTATGGTTGCTGACAACCCTCATGCGCTTGTGCATGTTCTCTCATCTCAGGTTAGGCTTCGGCTttaataccatatgtaacaaCCCACTTCAAGTGCTATAATGTTGTCTGCTTTGGGTTTTAGTCTGGATGATTTTGTTATTAGGTTTACCCCAAAAAGTCTCGTACCATTTAGAAAGAGCATGCTCTATATTAATAAGCACATACCATTTATCACAcctaggcgatgtgggacgccacaaATGGGTTCTCATCAACTGTCTTATTCGTGCTCTCCTCAAGCTGACACCCAAATGAGGAAGCCATTGCTTGATCCGAAATGGGTCTGTATTTTCTTGAGCCATTGATGTTAAGGCTTGAGCTTCATGGTTTAAGGCTGTGAGTGTGTTGAAAGGAGTAGCTCAAAGCGAGGGCTTGGTGATGGGAGACAGATTGCGAGGAGAATTTACAACTTTCTTAGACTTGGACATATTAACATCTATataaacaagagagagagagagattttcaTGTATATGTGCATGATTTTACGCATAAATTCCCAAGTTCAATTAATGTTTTCCCTAGTGCTCCCCATCGTCAAAGCTATGGTGCCGATTGAGACTACTtcttgcaatatatatatatatggtacaaGAAATTCACATGGGCAATTACCATCAAGGCCACTCATTCAcaaacacacaccaaaaaaaaaaaaaatgtttaccTTAGTCGTTAAGCTTATTTTTCTTTCGGACAAAGCCGAACGCActtgaaaagcaaaaaagtatCAATCAAACTCTACTTTTGGACCCAGTAAAGAGAAGTGTGCTGTGAGGCTTTACATAATTatataaaagaatgaaagtGGAGTAGCTAGCAGTTCTCAGGGGGCATGATGGAACCCCACAACTAATAATAGAAATATATTGGGTAGAAGAGACCACAATATGTTGATTAGGGCATAAGATGAACACAAACAAgcttttgtttaaatattttcttaggctccgtttctttcgacgtaaaatggattccatcagaaaatattttcagagaagttatttttcctgaaaatgttttgtgcCGAAAACAATTTACAATGTTTAGCGCGCGTACggaaaattcattttaaatatatatatattcattaaatcatattaaactctaaattacgaaaatgtcctgACTAAGTCTTAGAGGTCCGAATTGAGTCCCGCAAGGACCCCATTGCGATTCTCCTGGGACCCGCCCAGACCTTGCCTAGACCCTATTAGGACCCTGTGGGGATCAGCCCGAGACCCTAGTAGGACCCGCCTAAGACCCGGCaaggacattttcgtaatttagtgtttaatatgattttacgtacacaccaaataccagaaaatgttttccaggaaaatattttcatttgaaaacatttttcgacgTCGAGGTCCCGACTGGGACCCGCTTGATTTTTCGTACATGCCAAAtactggaaaatatttttcgtcgaaAATCCCAGCGGGGTCCAGGGCGAGTCTCGAGCAGGTCCCGAcagggtcccaggcaggtctcggcggggtcttgggcgggtctcggtcaagttcCGGTGGGTCCTAGACGGGTCTTGGCAGGGTCAATCGATTTGAGAATTAGATACTCAAagttgaaaaatggtttaaggtcaaaattaaagaaaattttttggtcaaaagaaaaatgatttccgtTGAGCACTATTTTACATCGTAGTAAATAcagtaaaatgaaaaaattattttctgaaaaccattttacgttgaaaGAGCCTTAATGAATCATTGTTTAcactttttcctttatttattataCTAACACCACTTGTAAAAGAACACTACTTTAACTAGACATCCTAGACTACTAAAAAGAAGATAAAGTAGGagaggaatgctacaatgcattctacccaccatctccTCACCATCTCTTCACCTTTTCatcttgattattattattattattttttttaaaaaaaaaaagaagagagaagagatggtgagAAGATGGTGGGCAGAATGAAGAAAAGCATATCTCTAAAGTAGGAAGATCACTACAACTAAACTACTAAAGAGGATAAAGTAGGACTAGACTTTTGGCATGCCTGGGACTTCTTGGCATGCTTGCACGTTGACTACTCCTTGGAGAAGTCTTCTTCTCCTAGTGTTCCGTCAGGGCATAGTCCTTTGAGCTTCCTTAAAGTGTCAGAAGCAGAAGCAGCTCTCCCTTACACTCCGCCAAGGAGAATCAAGAGTTCAAAAGAAAGATATGGAAGATAAAACCTGCCTTCCTCAATCTGATGACAATTATGAAACtggtaactctctctctctctctctctgatttagTATCAATTTTCAGAAAGGATTGAAAGTAGTTTATTAATTAGTATTAGATTTGGAAATTTTAGAATTACGCTACTGCAAAACCCTCTGGACCTCTGATTGAATATATAactattaccaaaaaaatatcacaatgaTAATTAGCCTTGTATCTTTTGAATataatgttttcttctttatttttatatcgCAGAAATCGTACGATCAACTAATGATCTCCCACCAGCTCATGATCATTATACATTTCAAATCAAGAATTTTTCTTTACTCTTAGCGATGACGGATGAAAAATGTCACTCTGACCAGTTTGAAGTTGGCGGTTATCAATGGTGCATCTTCTAAACTCCCCTTCTCCCTTCAGctgttgctttctttttctttttctttttttctccaatgaaaaatatgactattttCGTTTCCATCTCTAGGAGATTGGTTCTCTACCCAAATGGGAAAAAGAACAGCAATGGGAAGGGTCACATCTCCCTATACTTGGAAATAGCAGCTACCAGTGATCTTCCCCTTGGCTGGGAGGTTAACGCAAACATAAGATTCTTTGTGTTTGATCAAATCCAAGACAAGTATCTTAGTATTCAAGGTAGCTTTCCCCAAAACTTAGTTTCTATGGTGTACTCTTTTGTACTCTTTTACTGCGAGAATGTTAGACTAGAGCTTAAGTTTAAAGCTTTGCTTGCAATTTGTCCATATGGAAATATCTCACTAATATATTTAGATACATGTTGTTCGTcaatctcaactttttttttagaaaacttatCATTGGATCTGCACATGTGAGTCTTACATATTCAAtgctaaatttgaaaaaaaagaaagaaagagaaaaatatggaTAGATTGAACAAGAGATGGGAAAAAATAGCAGGATTTGATAAGTGACATTACAATTTCTTGTGAACCTCAACAACTCAGATGCAAATGGGAGAGTAATAAGACGCTTTCATAAATTGAAGACTGAATGGGGATTTGCCAAGTTGCTTTCCCATGATGCTCTCAATGATTCATCCAATGGTTATCTTGTTGAAGACACTTGTGCCTTTGGGGTGGAAGTTTCTGTTATTAAAGGTACTGCAAGAGGGGAGACTTTGTCGATGATAAATGAACCTCAAAGTAATTATTTCACTTGGAGGGTTGACAACTTTACTGACTTGAAAGATGAATTTTATTACTCTGAGCAATTCACTGTTGAAGATCGAAGATGGTATGATTGGCGTTTTGCTCTTCTATATCAGTCTCAACTAATTTTACTTATTATGTTAATTCACAACCTTTAGCTTTATATTTTGGATGGATATAGGCAGTTGAAACTCTATCCAAAGGGAGAAGGAACAGGAGCCGATACCTCCATGTCTCTCTATCTTATATTAGATGATTCAGAAATTCTTCCTCCCAACAAAAAATTGTACGCAAAAGGCAAGCTGCGTATAAGGGACCAAATCCATAGCAATCATCTTGAAAATATAGGTATGTTCTCTTCACTAGCTTTCACAAAAATATGCTCTAAACCTTCATTTCTTTTCGACCTTAACAAACGACACAATTTTCCTAAGAATTTACTTGAACAACGaatataagaaattataataatatgaccAACTCTCTTACCTTACAGTTGAGCATTGGTTCTCTAATCCCGGTGGCGGTTATGGCTTCCCCAATCTTTTGTCAATGAGAGAGCTACATGACACATCAAAGGGCTACTTGGTGGGTGATGCCTTGTTCATTGAGTGCAAAATTGTTGTCATATCCGTTGTTA encodes the following:
- the LOC132190378 gene encoding BTB/POZ and MATH domain-containing protein 1-like, with product MEDKTCLPQSDDNYETEIVRSTNDLPPAHDHYTFQIKNFSLLLAMTDEKCHSDQFEVGGYQWRLVLYPNGKKNSNGKGHISLYLEIAATSDLPLGWEVNANIRFFVFDQIQDKYLSIQDANGRVIRRFHKLKTEWGFAKLLSHDALNDSSNGYLVEDTCAFGVEVSVIKGTARGETLSMINEPQSNYFTWRVDNFTDLKDEFYYSEQFTVEDRRWQLKLYPKGEGTGADTSMSLYLILDDSEILPPNKKLYAKGKLRIRDQIHSNHLENIVEHWFSNPGGGYGFPNLLSMRELHDTSKGYLVGDALFIECKIVVISVVKNFSSN